One window of Bos indicus isolate NIAB-ARS_2022 breed Sahiwal x Tharparkar chromosome 18, NIAB-ARS_B.indTharparkar_mat_pri_1.0, whole genome shotgun sequence genomic DNA carries:
- the LENG1 gene encoding leukocyte receptor cluster member 1: protein MNILPKKSWHVRNKDNVARVRRDEARAREEEKERERRVLLAQQEARTEFLRKKARHQNSLPALEAAEAGAPGSSGPVDLFRELLEEGKAVTKGNKEYEEEKRQEKERQEKALGILTYLGQSAAEAQTQPPWYQLPPRQGGPASGPGPDERIKSRLDPLREMQKHLGKKRKHSGDSGGHSTKEKAAPEKQRPKGPPSLEQLRADRLRREAAERARAEALLARVGGTVAPEEQPEEVDERRRRYNSQFNPQLARRPRRQDPPVAP, encoded by the exons ATGAATATTTTACCCAAGAAGAGCTGGCACGTCCGGAACAAGGACAATGTCGCCCGCGTGCGGCGTGACGAGGCCCGAGCCCGTGAGGAGGAGAAAGAGCGTGAGCGGAGGGTGCTGCTCGCTCAGCAGGAG gcCCGCACAGAATTCCTGCGGAAGAAAGCCAGGCATCAGAACTCgcttcctgcactggaagcagcAGAAGCGGGAGCCCCAGGCAGTTCTGGCCCTGTGGATCTGTTTCGGGAGCTGCTGGAAGAAGGGAAAGCGGTGACAAAAGGCAATAAAGAATACGAGGAAGAGAAGCGACAGGAGAAG gagaggcaagagaaagCCCTGGGCATCCTGACATACCTGGGCCAGAGTGCAGCGGAAGCCCAGACTCAGCCCCCTTGGTACCAGCTGCCCCCGAGGCAGGGCGGCCCCGCTTCTGGTCCTGGACCCGATGAGAGGATCAAGAGCCGCCTGGACCCACTGCGGGAGATGCAGAAGCACTtggggaagaagagaaagcaCAGCGGAGACAGTGGTGGTCACAGCACAAAGGAAAAGGCGGCGCCTGAGAAACAACGACCCAAAGG GCCTCCGTCCCTGGAACAGCTGCGAGCGGACCGTCTGCGGCGGGAAGCGGCGGAGAGGGCGCGGGCAGAGGCCCTGCTGGCCCGGGTGGGCGGCACGGTGGCCCCGGAGGAGCAGCCGGAAGAGGTGGACGAGCGGCGGAGGCGGTACAACTCGCAGTTCAACCCCCAGCTGGCCCGGCGTCCCCGCCGGCAGGACCCACCCGTGGCTCCCTGA
- the CNOT3 gene encoding CCR4-NOT transcription complex subunit 3 isoform X3 produces the protein MERFKVVERETKTKAYSKEGLGLAQKVDPAQKEKEEVGQWLTNTIDTLNMQVDQFESEVESLSVQTRKKKGDKDQKQDRIEGLKRHIEKHRYHVRMLETILRMLDNDSILVDAIRKIKDDVEYYVDSSQDPDFEENEFLYDDLDLEDIPQALVATSPPSHSHMEDEIFNQSSSTPTSTTSSSPIPPSPANCTTENSEDDKKRGRSTDSEVSQSPAKNGSKPVHSSQHPQSPAVPPSYPPGPPPAASALSATPGSNGAPAAAAPASALGAKASPAPSHSAGTPAPYAQAVAPPAPSGPPSAQPRPPSAQPGAGSGGGGNSGGGGGAGKQNGATSYSSVVADSPAEAALSSTGGSSTGSQALGPPPGPHNPPPSTAKEPSATAPVGAGGVAPGSGNNAGGPSLLVPLPVNPPSSPTPSFSEAKAAGSLLNGPPQFSAAPEIKAPEPLSSLKSMAERAAISSGIEDPVPTLHLTERDILLSSTSAPPASAQPPLQLSEVNIPLSLGVCPLGPVPLTKEQLYQQAMEEAAWHHMPHPSDSERIRQYLPRNPCPTPPYHHQMPPPHSDTVEFYQRLSTETLFFIFYYLEGTKAQYLAAKALKKQSWRFHTKYMMWFQRHEEPKTITDEFEQGTYIYFDYEKWGQRKKEGFTFEYRYLEDRDLQ, from the exons ATGGAGCGGTTCAAAGTCGTGGAGCGAGAGACCAAGACCAAAGCCTACAGCAAGGAGGGCCTGGGCCTGGCGCAGAAGGTGGACCCCgcccagaaggagaaggaggaggtcgGCCAGTGGCTCACG AACACCATCGACACCCTGAACATGCAGGTGGACCAGTTTGAGAGCGAAGTGGAGTCCCTGTCGGTGCAGACGCGCAAGAAGAAGGGTGACAAGGAT CAGAAGCAGGACCGGATCGAGGGCCTGAAGCGGCACATCGAGAAGCACCGTTACCATGTGCGTATGCTGGAGACCATCCTGCGCATGCTGGACAATGACTCCATCCTGGTGGACGCCATCCGCAAGATCAAAGACGACGTCGAGTACTATGTGGACTCGTCCCAGGACCCCGACTTCGAGGAGAACGAGTTCCTCTACGATGACCTGGACCTCGAGGACATTC CACAGGCGCTGGTCGCCACCTCCCCCCCCAGCCACAGCCACATGGAGGACGAGATCTTCAACCAGTCCAGCAGCACGCCCACCTCGACCACCTCTAGCTCGCCCATCCCGCCCAGCCCGGCCAACTGCACCACG GAAAACTCGGAAGACGACAAGAAGAGGGGCCGCTCGACAGACAGTGAAGTCAGCCAG TCTCCAGCCAAAAACGGCTCCAAGCCCGTCCACAGCAGCCAGCACCCTCAGTCCCCGGCTGTGCCGCCCAGCTACCCGCCCGGCCCCCCGCCCGCCGCCTCTGCCCTGAGCGCCACCCCTGGCAGCAACGGGGCCCCAGCTGCGGCTGCCCCCGCGAGCGCTCTGGGCGCCAAGGCCAGCCCGGCGCCCAGCCACAGTGCAGGCACCCCTGCCCCCTACGCACAGGCTGTGGCCCCGCCGGCCCCCAGTGGGCCCCCCAGTGCCCAGCCCCGGCCCCCCAGCGCCCAGCCTGGGGCGGGAAGTGGCGGCGGGGGCAACAGCGGCGGAGGCGGGGGCGCCGGCAAGCAGAACGGTGCCACCA GTTACAGCTCGGTGGTGGCGGACAGCCCGGCGGAGGCAGCGCTCAGCAGCACGGGGGGCAGCAGCACTGgcagccaggccctgggccccCCGCCCGGCCCCCACAACCCGCCCCCCAGCACCGC GAAGGAACCCAGTGCCACAGCCCCAGTGGGTGCCGGGGGTGTGGCCCCAGGCTCAGGGAACAACGCAGGGGGACCCAGCCTCCTGGTGCCGCTCCCTGTGAACCCCCCCAGCTCCCCAACGCCCAGCTTCAGTGAGGCCAAGGCAGCTGGCAGCCTGCTGAACGGGCCTCCGCAGTTCAGCGCCGCACCCGAGATCAAG GCCCCTGAGCCCCTGAGCTCGCTGAAGTCTATGGCGGAGCGTGCGGCCATCAGCTCTGGCATCGAAGACCCCGTACCCACGCTGCACCTGACCGAGCGAG ACATCCTCCTGAGCAGCACGTCGGCACCCCCGGCCTCGGCCCAGCCCCCCCTGCAGCTGTCGGAGGTGAACATCCCGCTGTCGCTGGGCGTGTGTCCACTGGGCCCAGTGCCCCTCACCAAGGAGCAGCTCTACCAGCAGGCCATGGAGGAGGCCGCCTGGCACCACATGCCCCACCCCTCGGACTCGGAGCGTATCCG GCAGTACCTACCCCGGAACCCTTGTCCGACGCCCCCCTACCACCACCAGATGCCACCCCCACACTCGGACACCGTGGAGTTCTACCAGCGCCTGTCCACAGAGACGCTCTTCTTCATCTTCTACTATCTGGAG GGCACGAAGGCGCAGTACCTGGCAGCCAAGGCCCTGAAGAAGCAGTCCTGGCGGTTCCACACCAAGTACATGATGTGGTTCCAGAGGCACGAGGAGCCCAAGACCATCACAGACGAGTTCGAGCAG GGCACCTACATCTACTTTGACTACGAGAAGTGGGGCCAGCGGAAGAAGGAAGGCTTCACCTTTGAGTACCGCTACCTGGAGGACCGGGACCTCCAGTGA
- the CNOT3 gene encoding CCR4-NOT transcription complex subunit 3 isoform X1 produces the protein MADKRKLQGEIDRCLKKVSEGVEQFEDIWQKLHNAANANQKEKYEADLKKEIKKLQRLRDQIKTWVASNEIKDKRQLIDNRKLIETQMERFKVVERETKTKAYSKEGLGLAQKVDPAQKEKEEVGQWLTNTIDTLNMQVDQFESEVESLSVQTRKKKGDKDQKQDRIEGLKRHIEKHRYHVRMLETILRMLDNDSILVDAIRKIKDDVEYYVDSSQDPDFEENEFLYDDLDLEDIPQALVATSPPSHSHMEDEIFNQSSSTPTSTTSSSPIPPSPANCTTENSEDDKKRGRSTDSEVSQSPAKNGSKPVHSSQHPQSPAVPPSYPPGPPPAASALSATPGSNGAPAAAAPASALGAKASPAPSHSAGTPAPYAQAVAPPAPSGPPSAQPRPPSAQPGAGSGGGGNSGGGGGAGKQNGATSYSSVVADSPAEAALSSTGGSSTGSQALGPPPGPHNPPPSTAKEPSATAPVGAGGVAPGSGNNAGGPSLLVPLPVNPPSSPTPSFSEAKAAGSLLNGPPQFSAAPEIKAPEPLSSLKSMAERAAISSGIEDPVPTLHLTERDILLSSTSAPPASAQPPLQLSEVNIPLSLGVCPLGPVPLTKEQLYQQAMEEAAWHHMPHPSDSERIRQYLPRNPCPTPPYHHQMPPPHSDTVEFYQRLSTETLFFIFYYLEGTKAQYLAAKALKKQSWRFHTKYMMWFQRHEEPKTITDEFEQGTYIYFDYEKWGQRKKEGFTFEYRYLEDRDLQ, from the exons ATGGCGGACAAGCGCAAACTCCAAG GTGAGATTGACCGCTGCCTCAAGAAGGTGTCCGAGGGCGTGGAGCAATTTGAAGATATTTGGCAGAAG CTCCACAATGCAGCCAACGCGAACCAGAAAGAAAAGTATGAGGCTGATCTAAAGAAGGAGATTAAGAAGCTTCAA CGGCTGAGGGACCAGATCAAGACATGGGTAGCGTCCAACGAGATCAAGGACAAGAGGCAGCTCATAGACAACCGCAAGCTCATTGAGACG CAAATGGAGCGGTTCAAAGTCGTGGAGCGAGAGACCAAGACCAAAGCCTACAGCAAGGAGGGCCTGGGCCTGGCGCAGAAGGTGGACCCCgcccagaaggagaaggaggaggtcgGCCAGTGGCTCACG AACACCATCGACACCCTGAACATGCAGGTGGACCAGTTTGAGAGCGAAGTGGAGTCCCTGTCGGTGCAGACGCGCAAGAAGAAGGGTGACAAGGAT CAGAAGCAGGACCGGATCGAGGGCCTGAAGCGGCACATCGAGAAGCACCGTTACCATGTGCGTATGCTGGAGACCATCCTGCGCATGCTGGACAATGACTCCATCCTGGTGGACGCCATCCGCAAGATCAAAGACGACGTCGAGTACTATGTGGACTCGTCCCAGGACCCCGACTTCGAGGAGAACGAGTTCCTCTACGATGACCTGGACCTCGAGGACATTC CACAGGCGCTGGTCGCCACCTCCCCCCCCAGCCACAGCCACATGGAGGACGAGATCTTCAACCAGTCCAGCAGCACGCCCACCTCGACCACCTCTAGCTCGCCCATCCCGCCCAGCCCGGCCAACTGCACCACG GAAAACTCGGAAGACGACAAGAAGAGGGGCCGCTCGACAGACAGTGAAGTCAGCCAG TCTCCAGCCAAAAACGGCTCCAAGCCCGTCCACAGCAGCCAGCACCCTCAGTCCCCGGCTGTGCCGCCCAGCTACCCGCCCGGCCCCCCGCCCGCCGCCTCTGCCCTGAGCGCCACCCCTGGCAGCAACGGGGCCCCAGCTGCGGCTGCCCCCGCGAGCGCTCTGGGCGCCAAGGCCAGCCCGGCGCCCAGCCACAGTGCAGGCACCCCTGCCCCCTACGCACAGGCTGTGGCCCCGCCGGCCCCCAGTGGGCCCCCCAGTGCCCAGCCCCGGCCCCCCAGCGCCCAGCCTGGGGCGGGAAGTGGCGGCGGGGGCAACAGCGGCGGAGGCGGGGGCGCCGGCAAGCAGAACGGTGCCACCA GTTACAGCTCGGTGGTGGCGGACAGCCCGGCGGAGGCAGCGCTCAGCAGCACGGGGGGCAGCAGCACTGgcagccaggccctgggccccCCGCCCGGCCCCCACAACCCGCCCCCCAGCACCGC GAAGGAACCCAGTGCCACAGCCCCAGTGGGTGCCGGGGGTGTGGCCCCAGGCTCAGGGAACAACGCAGGGGGACCCAGCCTCCTGGTGCCGCTCCCTGTGAACCCCCCCAGCTCCCCAACGCCCAGCTTCAGTGAGGCCAAGGCAGCTGGCAGCCTGCTGAACGGGCCTCCGCAGTTCAGCGCCGCACCCGAGATCAAG GCCCCTGAGCCCCTGAGCTCGCTGAAGTCTATGGCGGAGCGTGCGGCCATCAGCTCTGGCATCGAAGACCCCGTACCCACGCTGCACCTGACCGAGCGAG ACATCCTCCTGAGCAGCACGTCGGCACCCCCGGCCTCGGCCCAGCCCCCCCTGCAGCTGTCGGAGGTGAACATCCCGCTGTCGCTGGGCGTGTGTCCACTGGGCCCAGTGCCCCTCACCAAGGAGCAGCTCTACCAGCAGGCCATGGAGGAGGCCGCCTGGCACCACATGCCCCACCCCTCGGACTCGGAGCGTATCCG GCAGTACCTACCCCGGAACCCTTGTCCGACGCCCCCCTACCACCACCAGATGCCACCCCCACACTCGGACACCGTGGAGTTCTACCAGCGCCTGTCCACAGAGACGCTCTTCTTCATCTTCTACTATCTGGAG GGCACGAAGGCGCAGTACCTGGCAGCCAAGGCCCTGAAGAAGCAGTCCTGGCGGTTCCACACCAAGTACATGATGTGGTTCCAGAGGCACGAGGAGCCCAAGACCATCACAGACGAGTTCGAGCAG GGCACCTACATCTACTTTGACTACGAGAAGTGGGGCCAGCGGAAGAAGGAAGGCTTCACCTTTGAGTACCGCTACCTGGAGGACCGGGACCTCCAGTGA
- the CNOT3 gene encoding CCR4-NOT transcription complex subunit 3 isoform X2: MADKRKLQGEIDRCLKKVSEGVEQFEDIWQKLHNAANANQKEKYEADLKKEIKKLQRLRDQIKTWVASNEIKDKRQLIDNRKLIETQMERFKVVERETKTKAYSKEGLGLAQKVDPAQKEKEEVGQWLTNTIDTLNMQVDQFESEVESLSVQTRKKKGDKDKQDRIEGLKRHIEKHRYHVRMLETILRMLDNDSILVDAIRKIKDDVEYYVDSSQDPDFEENEFLYDDLDLEDIPQALVATSPPSHSHMEDEIFNQSSSTPTSTTSSSPIPPSPANCTTENSEDDKKRGRSTDSEVSQSPAKNGSKPVHSSQHPQSPAVPPSYPPGPPPAASALSATPGSNGAPAAAAPASALGAKASPAPSHSAGTPAPYAQAVAPPAPSGPPSAQPRPPSAQPGAGSGGGGNSGGGGGAGKQNGATSYSSVVADSPAEAALSSTGGSSTGSQALGPPPGPHNPPPSTAKEPSATAPVGAGGVAPGSGNNAGGPSLLVPLPVNPPSSPTPSFSEAKAAGSLLNGPPQFSAAPEIKAPEPLSSLKSMAERAAISSGIEDPVPTLHLTERDILLSSTSAPPASAQPPLQLSEVNIPLSLGVCPLGPVPLTKEQLYQQAMEEAAWHHMPHPSDSERIRQYLPRNPCPTPPYHHQMPPPHSDTVEFYQRLSTETLFFIFYYLEGTKAQYLAAKALKKQSWRFHTKYMMWFQRHEEPKTITDEFEQGTYIYFDYEKWGQRKKEGFTFEYRYLEDRDLQ, encoded by the exons ATGGCGGACAAGCGCAAACTCCAAG GTGAGATTGACCGCTGCCTCAAGAAGGTGTCCGAGGGCGTGGAGCAATTTGAAGATATTTGGCAGAAG CTCCACAATGCAGCCAACGCGAACCAGAAAGAAAAGTATGAGGCTGATCTAAAGAAGGAGATTAAGAAGCTTCAA CGGCTGAGGGACCAGATCAAGACATGGGTAGCGTCCAACGAGATCAAGGACAAGAGGCAGCTCATAGACAACCGCAAGCTCATTGAGACG CAAATGGAGCGGTTCAAAGTCGTGGAGCGAGAGACCAAGACCAAAGCCTACAGCAAGGAGGGCCTGGGCCTGGCGCAGAAGGTGGACCCCgcccagaaggagaaggaggaggtcgGCCAGTGGCTCACG AACACCATCGACACCCTGAACATGCAGGTGGACCAGTTTGAGAGCGAAGTGGAGTCCCTGTCGGTGCAGACGCGCAAGAAGAAGGGTGACAAGGAT AAGCAGGACCGGATCGAGGGCCTGAAGCGGCACATCGAGAAGCACCGTTACCATGTGCGTATGCTGGAGACCATCCTGCGCATGCTGGACAATGACTCCATCCTGGTGGACGCCATCCGCAAGATCAAAGACGACGTCGAGTACTATGTGGACTCGTCCCAGGACCCCGACTTCGAGGAGAACGAGTTCCTCTACGATGACCTGGACCTCGAGGACATTC CACAGGCGCTGGTCGCCACCTCCCCCCCCAGCCACAGCCACATGGAGGACGAGATCTTCAACCAGTCCAGCAGCACGCCCACCTCGACCACCTCTAGCTCGCCCATCCCGCCCAGCCCGGCCAACTGCACCACG GAAAACTCGGAAGACGACAAGAAGAGGGGCCGCTCGACAGACAGTGAAGTCAGCCAG TCTCCAGCCAAAAACGGCTCCAAGCCCGTCCACAGCAGCCAGCACCCTCAGTCCCCGGCTGTGCCGCCCAGCTACCCGCCCGGCCCCCCGCCCGCCGCCTCTGCCCTGAGCGCCACCCCTGGCAGCAACGGGGCCCCAGCTGCGGCTGCCCCCGCGAGCGCTCTGGGCGCCAAGGCCAGCCCGGCGCCCAGCCACAGTGCAGGCACCCCTGCCCCCTACGCACAGGCTGTGGCCCCGCCGGCCCCCAGTGGGCCCCCCAGTGCCCAGCCCCGGCCCCCCAGCGCCCAGCCTGGGGCGGGAAGTGGCGGCGGGGGCAACAGCGGCGGAGGCGGGGGCGCCGGCAAGCAGAACGGTGCCACCA GTTACAGCTCGGTGGTGGCGGACAGCCCGGCGGAGGCAGCGCTCAGCAGCACGGGGGGCAGCAGCACTGgcagccaggccctgggccccCCGCCCGGCCCCCACAACCCGCCCCCCAGCACCGC GAAGGAACCCAGTGCCACAGCCCCAGTGGGTGCCGGGGGTGTGGCCCCAGGCTCAGGGAACAACGCAGGGGGACCCAGCCTCCTGGTGCCGCTCCCTGTGAACCCCCCCAGCTCCCCAACGCCCAGCTTCAGTGAGGCCAAGGCAGCTGGCAGCCTGCTGAACGGGCCTCCGCAGTTCAGCGCCGCACCCGAGATCAAG GCCCCTGAGCCCCTGAGCTCGCTGAAGTCTATGGCGGAGCGTGCGGCCATCAGCTCTGGCATCGAAGACCCCGTACCCACGCTGCACCTGACCGAGCGAG ACATCCTCCTGAGCAGCACGTCGGCACCCCCGGCCTCGGCCCAGCCCCCCCTGCAGCTGTCGGAGGTGAACATCCCGCTGTCGCTGGGCGTGTGTCCACTGGGCCCAGTGCCCCTCACCAAGGAGCAGCTCTACCAGCAGGCCATGGAGGAGGCCGCCTGGCACCACATGCCCCACCCCTCGGACTCGGAGCGTATCCG GCAGTACCTACCCCGGAACCCTTGTCCGACGCCCCCCTACCACCACCAGATGCCACCCCCACACTCGGACACCGTGGAGTTCTACCAGCGCCTGTCCACAGAGACGCTCTTCTTCATCTTCTACTATCTGGAG GGCACGAAGGCGCAGTACCTGGCAGCCAAGGCCCTGAAGAAGCAGTCCTGGCGGTTCCACACCAAGTACATGATGTGGTTCCAGAGGCACGAGGAGCCCAAGACCATCACAGACGAGTTCGAGCAG GGCACCTACATCTACTTTGACTACGAGAAGTGGGGCCAGCGGAAGAAGGAAGGCTTCACCTTTGAGTACCGCTACCTGGAGGACCGGGACCTCCAGTGA
- the PRPF31 gene encoding U4/U6 small nuclear ribonucleoprotein Prp31, with protein MSLADELLADLEEAAEEEEGGSYGEEEEEPAIEDVQEETQLDLSGDSVKSIAKLWDSKMFAEIMMKIEEYISKQAKASEVMGPVEAAPEYRVIVDANNLTVEIENELNIIHKFIRDKYSKRFPELESLVPNALDYIRTVKELGNSLDKCKNNENLQQILTNATIMVVSVTASTTQGQQLSEEELERLEEACDMALELNASKHRIYEYVESRMSFIAPNLSIIIGASTAAKIMGVAGGLTNLSKMPACNIMLLGAQRKTLSGFSSTSVLPHTGYIYHSDIVQSLPPDLRRKAARLVAAKCTLAARVDSFHESTEGKVGYELKDEIERKFDKWQEPPPVKQVKPLPAPLDGQRKKRGGRRYRKMKERLGLTEIRKQANRMSFGEIEEDAYQEDLGFSLGHLGKSGSGRVRQTQVNEATKARISKTLQRTLQKQSVVYGGKSTIRDRSSGTASSVAFTPLQGLEIVNPQAAEKKVAEANQKYFSSMAEFLKVKGEKSGITST; from the exons ATGTCTCTGGCTGATGAGCTCCTGGCCGACCTCGAGGAGGcagcagaagaggaggagggaggaagctatggggaggaggaggaggagccagccATCGAGGATGTGCAGGAGGAGACCCAGCTGGATCTTTCCGGGGACTCAGTCAAGAGCATCGCCAAGCTGTGGGACAGCAAGATG TTTGCCGAGATCATGATGAAGATTGAGGAGTACATCAGCAAGCAGGCCAAAGCTTCAGAAG TGATGGGACCGGTGGAGGCGGCCCCTGAGTATCGGGTCATCGTAGATGCCAACAACCTAACAGTAGAGATCGAGAATGAGCTCA ACATCATCCACAAGTTCATCCGGGATAAGTACTCAAAGCGATTCCCCGAGCTGGAGTCCCTGGTCCCCAACGCCCTGGATTACATCCGCACCGTCAAG gagcTGGGCAACAGCCTGGACAAATGCAAGAACAATGAGAACCTGCAGCAGATCCTGACCAACGCCACCATCATGGTCGTCAGCGTCACTGCCTCCACCACCCAGGG GCAGCAGCTGTCGGAGGAGGAGCTGGAGCGGCTGGAGGAGGCCTGCGACATGGCGCTGGAGCTCAACGCCTCCAAGCACCGCATCTACGAGTACGTGGAGTCGCGGATGTCCTTCATCGCCCCCAACCTCTCCATCATCATCGGGGCCTCCACCGCCGCCAAGATCATGG GGGTGGCCGGCGGCCTGACCAACCTCTCCAAGATGCCCGCCTGCAACATCATGCTGCTTGGGGCGCAGCGCAAGACACTGTCGGGCTTCTCGTCTACCTCGGTGCTGCCCCACACCGGCTACATCTACCACAGTGACATCGTGCAGTCCCTGCCCCCG GATCTGCGGCGGAAAGCCGCCCGGCTGGTGGCCGCCAAGTGTACTCTGGCAGCTCGCGTGGACAGCTTCCACGAGAGCACGGAGGGGAAG GTGGGCTACGAGCTGAAGGACGAGATTGAGCGCAAGTTTGACAAGTGGCAGGAGCCGCCTCCCGTGAAGCAGGTGAAGCCACTGCCTGCGCCCCTTGATGGGCAGCGCAAGAAGAGAGGCGGCCGCAG GTACCGCAAGATGAAGGAGCGGCTGGGGCTGACAGAGATCCGGAAGCAGGCCAACCGCATGAGCTTCGGAGAG ATCGAGGAGGACGCCTACCAGGAGGACCTGGGTTTCAGCCTGGGCCACCTGGGCAAGTCGGGCAGCGGGCGGGTGCGGCAGACGCAGGTGAACGAGGCCACCAAAGCCAGGATTTCCAAGACGTTGCAG CGGACCCTGCAGAAACAGAGCGTGGTGTACGGTGGGAAGTCCACCATCCGCGACCGCTCGTCGGGAACCGCCTCCAGCGTGGCCTTCACCCCACTCCAG ggcctggaGATTGTGAACCCACAAGCAGCAGAGAAGAAGGTGGCGGAGGCCAACCAGAAGTACTTCTCCAGCATGGCCGAGTTCCTCAAGGTCAAGGGCGAGAAGAGCGGCATCACGTCCACCTGA